The proteins below are encoded in one region of Microbispora sp. NBC_01189:
- a CDS encoding LacI family DNA-binding transcriptional regulator — MSGPSMQTTARKDAGVGIPDCGLSDGFSPRPRPTIRNVAERAGVSKSLVSLVLRGSPHVSEHRREAVLQAARELGYRPNAVARSLVEGRTHLVGALVADLHNPFYAEFLDGLQESLHGDGLRLLIGSGRWDPAFEDEAVEAFLELRVDGLVLLGVAPSSDTLAEAAAYTPTVVVGERDVELDGVDIVVDDDQYGARLAVDHLVDQGHRRIAHIEGAPSSAARCRCEGYLVAMRRHALAPYIMVEHGDFSEEGGRRAALALLRREPRPTAIFAANDIVAMGVLTAASELGLRVPEDLSVVGYDNTHLASVTHISLTSVDQPRRAMGRSAAALLSDRITEPGQTARLRQVTPQLVVRRSTGPVPSEAKS, encoded by the coding sequence ATGTCAGGACCGTCCATGCAGACCACTGCCCGGAAAGACGCCGGGGTCGGGATACCCGACTGCGGACTGTCCGACGGGTTCAGCCCTCGGCCACGTCCCACGATCCGCAACGTGGCCGAACGCGCCGGCGTCTCCAAGTCGCTGGTGTCACTCGTACTGCGGGGTTCCCCGCACGTCAGCGAGCACCGCAGGGAAGCGGTGCTCCAGGCCGCCCGCGAGCTCGGCTACCGGCCGAACGCGGTGGCGCGCAGCCTGGTCGAGGGGCGCACCCACCTGGTGGGCGCTCTCGTGGCCGACCTGCACAACCCGTTCTACGCCGAGTTCCTCGACGGCCTGCAGGAGAGCCTGCACGGCGACGGGCTGCGGCTGCTGATCGGCAGCGGCCGCTGGGACCCGGCGTTCGAGGACGAGGCCGTGGAGGCCTTCCTGGAGCTGCGCGTGGACGGTCTCGTCCTCCTCGGCGTCGCGCCCTCCAGCGACACGCTGGCCGAGGCCGCGGCGTACACGCCGACCGTGGTGGTGGGCGAGCGCGACGTCGAACTCGACGGCGTGGACATCGTCGTCGACGACGACCAGTATGGCGCCCGCCTCGCCGTCGACCACCTCGTGGACCAGGGCCACCGGCGCATCGCCCACATCGAGGGCGCTCCGTCGTCGGCCGCCCGCTGCCGCTGCGAGGGATACCTGGTGGCCATGCGCCGCCACGCGCTGGCGCCGTACATCATGGTCGAGCACGGCGACTTCAGCGAGGAGGGCGGCCGGCGCGCGGCGCTGGCGCTGCTGCGGCGCGAACCCCGCCCGACGGCGATCTTCGCGGCGAACGACATCGTGGCCATGGGCGTGCTGACCGCGGCGAGCGAGCTGGGCCTGCGGGTGCCGGAGGACCTGTCGGTCGTCGGGTACGACAACACGCACCTCGCGTCCGTCACCCATATCTCGCTGACCAGCGTGGACCAGCCCCGGCGGGCCATGGGCCGCTCGGCGGCGGCGCTGCTCAGCGACCGCATCACCGAGCCGGGCCAGACCGCGCGGCTGCGGCAGGTGACCCCCCAGCTCGTCGTACGGCGCAGCACCGGTCCCGTGCCAAGCGAGGCCAAAAGCTAG
- a CDS encoding N-acetylmuramoyl-L-alanine amidase: MIRRPLAAAALALCGFGAAACGGGEAAETGAAPPAASPPATARDTATGTADGTASGSGDASADSTGDNTPAGTADGTADGTGASAPVTRTAAASESAARPLSGKTVVIDPGHNGGNFRHTREINRQVNILTQKKACDTTGTSTNDGYTEAAFTLDVSTRLARLLRDQGATVKLTRADNAGWGPCINQRAAIGNRAHADAAISIHGDGAAPGAHGFHVIMPKKIGGPVDPVVGDSQDLGRKVRDAFHSGTGLPYSTYIGRQALNYRSDLGGLNLSTVPKIFIECGNMRNAGEARKFRDASFRQTIAESLAKGLKAYLTTR; the protein is encoded by the coding sequence GTGATCAGACGCCCGCTCGCCGCCGCAGCCCTGGCCCTGTGCGGGTTCGGTGCCGCCGCCTGCGGCGGCGGTGAGGCCGCCGAGACGGGGGCCGCGCCCCCCGCCGCCTCTCCGCCGGCCACGGCCCGGGACACCGCCACCGGCACCGCCGACGGCACCGCGAGCGGCTCCGGGGACGCCTCTGCGGACAGCACGGGGGACAACACGCCGGCCGGCACAGCGGACGGCACAGCGGACGGGACCGGCGCCTCCGCCCCGGTCACCCGTACGGCGGCCGCGTCCGAGTCCGCCGCCAGGCCGCTGAGCGGGAAGACCGTGGTGATCGACCCGGGCCACAACGGGGGCAACTTCCGGCACACCCGGGAGATCAACCGGCAGGTGAACATCCTCACCCAGAAGAAGGCCTGCGACACCACCGGGACGTCGACCAACGACGGTTACACCGAGGCGGCCTTCACCCTGGACGTGTCCACCCGGCTCGCCCGGCTGCTCCGGGACCAGGGGGCCACGGTAAAGCTCACCCGGGCCGACAACGCCGGCTGGGGCCCGTGCATCAACCAGCGGGCCGCGATCGGGAACAGGGCGCACGCGGACGCCGCGATCTCCATCCACGGCGACGGCGCGGCGCCCGGCGCGCACGGGTTCCACGTCATCATGCCGAAGAAGATCGGCGGGCCGGTCGACCCGGTCGTCGGCGACTCCCAGGACCTCGGCCGGAAGGTCCGCGACGCCTTCCACAGCGGCACCGGTCTGCCGTACTCGACCTACATCGGCAGGCAGGCGCTGAACTACCGCAGCGACCTCGGCGGGCTCAACCTGTCGACCGTGCCGAAGATCTTCATTGAGTGCGGGAACATGCGCAACGCCGGCGAGGCCCGCAAGTTCAGGGACGCGAGCTTCCGGCAGACCATCGCCGAGTCGCTGGCCAAGGGCCTCAAGGCCTACCTCACCACCCGGTAG
- a CDS encoding family 20 glycosylhydrolase, whose amino-acid sequence MGAHRPRTVVSHHGEDLAFDDVPHGGHYTLADLAEIAAYARARAVVVVPEIDVPGHASAVLAAYPALASRPGERYRVLDRWGISPAILSPLPATVDFLLTVFGEIAGALGEAPYFHIGGDECVLDDWAASAEISAYGASLGLESAGDLHAWFLRRLADALAERGSRAVVWDEAFVSGGLRPDTIVMPWRGEHVARRAAAAGHDVVATPVFPMYFDYAEAASAEEPTGLGDAITVADVAAFEPAPASWPPEARARVIGTQFQLWSEHIPDGRTLDYRAWPRGCAAAEVAWTGGPAASEDFARRLGGHLGRLDAIGVEYRPLSGPRPWQRGGGRRRHRPGVVTVQEVMRHLHELSLSADSTRPSM is encoded by the coding sequence GTGGGCGCGCACCGTCCCCGCACGGTCGTCAGTCACCACGGGGAGGACCTCGCCTTCGACGACGTCCCGCACGGCGGTCACTACACGCTCGCCGACCTGGCGGAGATCGCGGCCTACGCCCGCGCGCGGGCGGTCGTCGTCGTGCCGGAGATCGACGTGCCGGGACACGCCTCGGCCGTGCTGGCCGCCTATCCCGCGCTCGCGTCGCGGCCGGGCGAGCGCTATCGGGTGCTCGACCGGTGGGGCATCTCGCCGGCGATCCTCTCCCCGCTTCCGGCGACCGTCGACTTCCTGCTCACCGTCTTCGGCGAGATCGCCGGCGCCCTGGGCGAGGCGCCGTACTTCCACATCGGCGGGGACGAGTGCGTGCTGGACGACTGGGCCGCCTCGGCCGAGATCTCGGCGTACGGCGCGTCGCTGGGGCTGGAGAGCGCGGGCGACCTGCACGCGTGGTTCCTGCGGCGGCTCGCCGACGCGCTGGCCGAGCGCGGCAGCCGTGCGGTGGTGTGGGACGAGGCGTTCGTCAGCGGCGGGCTCAGGCCGGACACGATCGTGATGCCGTGGCGCGGCGAGCACGTCGCCCGGCGGGCCGCCGCGGCGGGGCACGACGTGGTGGCGACGCCCGTCTTCCCGATGTACTTCGACTACGCCGAGGCCGCCTCAGCCGAGGAGCCGACCGGCCTGGGCGACGCGATCACCGTGGCCGACGTGGCGGCGTTCGAACCGGCGCCCGCGTCGTGGCCGCCGGAGGCGCGGGCTCGGGTGATCGGAACGCAGTTCCAGCTGTGGAGCGAGCACATCCCGGACGGCCGCACCCTCGACTACCGCGCCTGGCCCCGGGGCTGCGCCGCCGCGGAGGTCGCGTGGACCGGCGGCCCGGCCGCGTCCGAGGACTTCGCACGCCGTCTCGGCGGGCACCTCGGGCGGCTGGACGCGATCGGCGTCGAGTATCGCCCACTCTCGGGGCCCCGGCCCTGGCAGCGCGGCGGCGGCCGGCGGCGGCACCGCCCGGGCGTCGTCACCGTCCAGGAGGTCATGCGCCACCTGCACGAGCTGAGCCTCTCCGCCGACTCCACCCGCCCCAGCATGTGA
- a CDS encoding heavy-metal-associated domain-containing protein produces MSVKTYTVEGMTCGHCVSSVKEEVGEIPGVTGVEVDLGSGRLEVSGDVTDDAVRQAVKEAGYTLV; encoded by the coding sequence ATGAGCGTGAAGACCTACACCGTCGAAGGCATGACCTGCGGCCACTGCGTCAGCTCGGTGAAGGAGGAGGTCGGGGAGATCCCCGGCGTCACCGGCGTCGAGGTCGATCTCGGCAGCGGCCGCCTGGAGGTCTCCGGCGACGTCACCGACGACGCCGTACGCCAGGCCGTGAAGGAGGCCGGTTACACCCTGGTGTGA
- a CDS encoding quinone-dependent dihydroorotate dehydrogenase codes for MYRLVFTQVLSRLDAEAAHHLTIRLLRLLGMFPPLTRLLHRLLAPRAESLRVQAFGVHFPSPFGLAAGFDKDARCVEPLSAIGFGHVEVGTITAHAQPGNPRPRLFRLPESRAVINRMGFNNAGAAAAATRLRRVRHLPAVVGVNIGKTKVVPESEAVRDYVDSARRLAPLADYLVVNVSSPNTPGLRDLQAVDRLRPLLSAVKEAAGRTPLLVKIAPDLADEDVDAVAELAADLGLAGIIATNTTISRTGVSSTETGGLSGRPLKTRSLEVLRRLHQKAGDRLTLVSVGGVEDVDDVWERLLAGATLVQGYTGLIYEGPLWPSRINRRLARRLRRHGYRSVRDVIGRTA; via the coding sequence ATGTATCGACTCGTGTTCACGCAGGTCCTGAGCCGCCTCGACGCCGAGGCCGCCCACCATCTCACGATCAGGCTGCTGCGCCTGCTCGGGATGTTCCCGCCCCTCACGCGGCTGCTGCACCGGCTGCTCGCGCCGCGGGCGGAGTCGCTGCGCGTCCAGGCGTTCGGCGTCCACTTCCCCTCCCCGTTCGGGCTCGCCGCCGGGTTCGACAAGGACGCCCGCTGCGTCGAGCCGCTCTCGGCGATCGGCTTCGGGCACGTCGAGGTCGGCACGATCACCGCGCACGCCCAGCCGGGCAACCCGCGCCCGCGGCTGTTCCGGCTGCCCGAGAGCCGCGCGGTCATCAACCGGATGGGCTTCAACAACGCGGGAGCGGCGGCCGCCGCCACCCGGCTGCGCCGGGTGCGCCATCTCCCGGCGGTGGTCGGGGTGAACATCGGCAAGACCAAGGTGGTGCCCGAGTCGGAGGCCGTGCGGGACTACGTCGACAGCGCCCGCAGGCTGGCGCCGCTCGCCGACTACCTGGTCGTCAACGTCAGCTCGCCCAACACCCCGGGCCTGCGCGACCTCCAGGCGGTGGACCGCCTGAGGCCGCTGCTCTCCGCGGTGAAGGAGGCGGCCGGGCGCACCCCGCTGCTCGTGAAGATCGCGCCGGACCTGGCCGACGAGGACGTGGACGCGGTGGCCGAGCTCGCCGCCGACCTCGGCCTCGCCGGAATCATCGCGACCAACACCACGATCAGCCGTACGGGTGTCTCCAGCACCGAGACCGGGGGGCTGTCGGGGCGCCCGCTCAAGACCCGTTCGCTCGAAGTGCTGCGCCGCCTGCACCAGAAGGCCGGAGACCGGCTCACGCTCGTCTCCGTCGGCGGCGTGGAGGACGTCGACGATGTGTGGGAACGGCTGCTCGCCGGGGCCACCCTCGTCCAGGGATACACCGGCCTGATCTACGAGGGCCCGCTGTGGCCGTCCCGGATCAACCGGCGACTCGCCCGCCGGCTGCGGCGGCACGGATACCGCTCGGTCCGCGACGTGATCGGCCGCACCGCCTGA
- a CDS encoding STAS domain-containing protein, translated as MLRIRTTSSEAGLGLILSGDLDVSGAPEFRACLGQVIGTHRPGHVEVDLSGVGFLDCAGARSLVWADERVRSWGGSVTFHHPGRSPLRLLRLLGFDAALSIRVARRVPLVQPTAQGRPRLN; from the coding sequence ATGTTGCGAATCCGGACCACGTCGTCTGAGGCGGGCCTCGGGCTCATCCTGAGCGGCGACCTCGACGTGTCGGGGGCGCCGGAGTTCCGCGCGTGCCTGGGCCAGGTGATCGGGACCCACCGGCCCGGGCACGTCGAGGTCGACCTGTCCGGGGTCGGCTTCCTGGACTGCGCGGGCGCCCGGAGCCTGGTGTGGGCCGACGAGCGCGTGCGGAGCTGGGGCGGCAGCGTGACCTTCCATCACCCCGGCAGAAGTCCGCTGCGCCTGCTGCGGCTGCTGGGCTTCGACGCCGCGCTGTCCATCCGGGTGGCGAGGCGCGTACCGCTCGTCCAGCCCACCGCCCAGGGCCGCCCGCGGCTCAACTGA
- a CDS encoding GAF and ANTAR domain-containing protein, which yields MTHIDPEALVASLRRLQKDRSATGIVHHLERIVQVVDRLFGYSGAGLMFAEEDRTLRYLFATDERGRSLERAQAVTSQGPCVAAYVGDTAVTTVDVRVDRRWPALRDLLHPEVRGVAGVPIRLGGVPVGTLNVYQDAPHEWQETDTQALHAYAHVIEQVLLASMEADEKAVLADQLQYALDYRVVIERAIGYLMGKHDLTASQAFTGLRKQARDSRRKVSELAAELLGEQGPRNVANPDHVV from the coding sequence ATGACCCATATCGATCCTGAGGCTCTTGTCGCCAGCCTGCGACGTCTGCAGAAGGACAGGTCGGCGACCGGGATCGTGCACCACCTTGAGCGCATCGTCCAAGTGGTCGATCGGCTTTTCGGATACTCCGGCGCCGGCCTGATGTTCGCCGAGGAGGATCGCACCCTGCGTTACCTCTTCGCGACGGACGAGCGTGGCCGCAGCCTCGAACGGGCCCAGGCGGTGACAAGCCAGGGCCCGTGTGTGGCGGCGTACGTGGGGGACACCGCGGTGACGACGGTCGACGTTCGGGTGGACCGGCGGTGGCCGGCTTTGCGTGACCTGTTGCACCCCGAGGTGCGCGGCGTGGCGGGGGTGCCGATCCGGCTCGGCGGTGTGCCCGTGGGCACATTGAACGTCTACCAGGACGCGCCGCACGAATGGCAGGAGACCGACACCCAGGCCCTCCACGCGTACGCGCACGTGATCGAGCAGGTCCTGCTCGCGTCCATGGAGGCGGACGAGAAGGCGGTGCTCGCCGACCAGCTCCAGTACGCCCTGGACTACCGGGTGGTGATCGAGCGGGCCATCGGCTATCTCATGGGCAAGCACGATCTGACGGCGTCGCAGGCGTTCACGGGACTGCGCAAGCAGGCCAGGGACAGCAGGCGGAAGGTATCCGAGCTCGCGGCGGAGCTGCTGGGCGAGCAGGGCCCGAGGAATGTTGCGAATCCGGACCACGTCGTCTGA
- a CDS encoding GAF domain-containing protein has protein sequence MASDASSVLENVLTGMAGLFGVDGAALMLLDAQDRLRAIGATDDDGVLLESAQEHVGDGPAIASAASGGLVAIQDLHADRPLGFPHVAVHALPVRAVLSVPLIEGGELIGVLDFYARAGHVWDRTEVEAGYRLGELMVIVLQVLAENRTDRASSGQL, from the coding sequence ATGGCATCGGACGCGTCGTCGGTGTTGGAGAACGTCCTCACCGGCATGGCAGGTCTGTTCGGCGTGGACGGCGCCGCGTTGATGCTCCTCGACGCGCAGGACCGCCTCCGCGCGATCGGTGCGACCGACGACGACGGGGTCCTGCTGGAGTCCGCCCAGGAGCACGTGGGCGACGGCCCGGCCATCGCGAGCGCCGCGAGCGGCGGTCTCGTCGCGATCCAGGATCTGCACGCCGATCGCCCCCTGGGGTTCCCGCACGTGGCCGTCCACGCACTCCCGGTCCGGGCCGTCCTCTCCGTACCGCTCATCGAGGGCGGGGAGCTCATCGGCGTCCTGGACTTCTACGCCCGAGCGGGGCACGTCTGGGATCGCACAGAGGTGGAAGCCGGTTACCGCCTCGGTGAGCTGATGGTCATCGTTCTGCAGGTCCTGGCAGAGAACAGGACTGATCGCGCCTCTTCCGGGCAGTTGTGA
- a CDS encoding TIGR03620 family F420-dependent LLM class oxidoreductase, with protein MAERTRPPTVEPSDLRRRLGRTGVWLFSLSRTATADEARTAAAEIERLGYPALWVGESPDGREAFTNAALLLSAAERLHVATGIANIYGRDAVAAANGAATLAEAWGYRFVLGLGVSHKPLVAPRGHEYSAPLEYMRDYLDGMDQASFGVPLAERPPRVLAALRRRMLELAAQHAQGAHTYFVPPEHTAKAREILGPDPVLVPEQAVVVETDAGRAREIAREYAAFYLSLPNYVNNLRELGFSDTDVDGGGSDRLIDAIVAWGEPEAIAERVRAHHDAGADHVCVQPLAGSAGAQVEHLRLLAPALLG; from the coding sequence ATGGCCGAGCGCACGCGACCGCCCACCGTCGAACCGTCCGACCTGAGGCGCCGCCTCGGCCGTACGGGGGTGTGGCTGTTCTCGCTGTCGAGAACGGCGACCGCGGACGAGGCCAGAACGGCCGCGGCGGAGATCGAGCGGCTCGGATACCCGGCGCTCTGGGTGGGCGAGTCCCCGGACGGGCGGGAGGCGTTCACGAACGCGGCGCTCCTGCTGTCGGCCGCCGAGCGGCTGCACGTGGCGACGGGCATCGCGAACATCTACGGCCGGGACGCGGTGGCCGCGGCCAACGGCGCCGCGACCTTGGCCGAGGCGTGGGGGTACCGATTCGTGCTCGGCCTCGGTGTGAGCCACAAGCCGCTGGTCGCCCCTCGCGGCCACGAATACTCCGCGCCGCTCGAGTACATGCGGGACTACCTCGACGGGATGGACCAGGCGTCGTTCGGCGTGCCGCTGGCGGAGAGGCCGCCCCGGGTGCTGGCGGCGCTGCGCCGCCGGATGCTCGAACTGGCGGCGCAGCACGCCCAGGGGGCGCACACGTACTTCGTGCCGCCCGAGCACACCGCGAAGGCGCGCGAGATCCTCGGCCCGGACCCGGTTCTCGTCCCGGAGCAGGCCGTGGTGGTCGAGACCGACGCCGGCCGCGCCCGGGAGATCGCCCGCGAGTACGCCGCCTTCTACCTCTCCCTGCCCAACTACGTGAACAATCTCCGCGAGCTGGGCTTCTCCGACACCGACGTCGACGGCGGGGGAAGCGACCGGCTCATCGACGCGATCGTGGCCTGGGGCGAGCCGGAGGCGATCGCCGAGCGTGTCCGCGCCCACCACGATGCGGGGGCGGACCACGTGTGCGTCCAGCCGCTGGCGGGCTCGGCCGGCGCCCAGGTCGAGCACCTGCGGCTGCTGGCCCCCGCCCTCCTGGGATGA
- a CDS encoding SRPBCC family protein, with protein MSEFERSRRMPAPADQVFRQASDIGSLDLWMPRELHVREEEPPAVTVHEDQTGEDERALLRAEQDQLRMEWGTRDVDRYAGWLQVAGIDDDSSDVTVHLSFFDERHAPPAEAVERALDESLERLAEQVRQAA; from the coding sequence ATGAGCGAATTCGAGCGTTCCCGCAGGATGCCTGCCCCGGCCGACCAGGTCTTCCGGCAGGCGAGCGACATCGGCAGTCTTGATCTGTGGATGCCGCGCGAACTGCACGTGCGCGAGGAGGAGCCGCCCGCGGTCACCGTCCACGAGGACCAGACGGGGGAGGACGAACGCGCACTGCTGCGGGCCGAGCAGGACCAGCTGCGCATGGAGTGGGGCACCCGGGACGTCGACCGGTACGCCGGCTGGCTGCAGGTGGCCGGCATCGACGACGACAGCAGCGACGTCACGGTCCACCTGTCCTTCTTCGACGAGCGGCACGCGCCTCCGGCCGAGGCGGTGGAGCGGGCCCTCGACGAGAGCCTCGAACGGCTGGCCGAGCAGGTGCGTCAGGCGGCCTGA
- the lpdA gene encoding dihydrolipoyl dehydrogenase, translated as MTDHYDVVVLGAGPGGYTAAVRAAQLGLSTAVVEERYWGGVCLNVGCIPSKALLRNAELAHILTNETKTFGIQVDGRISLDYGAAFRRSRQVADGRVKGVHYLMKKNGITEYDGRGAFTGPNAMEVRGADGSVRTVTFDHCIVAAGATTRLLPGTSLSERVVTYEEQILSETLPESVVIAGAGAIGVEFAYVLHNYGVKVTIVEFLDRMVPLEDQEVSAELARRYRRLGIDVLTSTRVESIDDTGAKVRVTVSRNGETSVLETDKVLQAIGFQPRVEGYGLENTGVRLTERGAIAVDGRCRTSVPHIFAIGDVTAKLMLAHAAESMGIVAAETIAGAETMELDYVMIPRATYCQPQIASFGHTEAQAREQGFDVKVVKFPFTANGKAHGLADPAGFVKVLSDAKYGEILGAHLIGPDVTELLPELTLAQQWDLTVHEVARNVHAHPTLGEAVKEAVHGLAGHMINM; from the coding sequence ATGACCGATCATTACGATGTGGTGGTCCTCGGCGCGGGGCCCGGCGGGTACACGGCGGCGGTCCGCGCGGCCCAGCTCGGGCTGAGTACGGCGGTCGTCGAGGAGCGTTACTGGGGTGGAGTCTGCCTCAACGTCGGGTGCATCCCTTCCAAGGCGCTGCTGCGCAACGCCGAGCTCGCGCACATCCTCACGAACGAGACCAAGACGTTCGGCATCCAGGTGGACGGCCGGATCTCCCTCGACTACGGCGCCGCGTTCCGGCGCAGCCGCCAGGTCGCGGACGGCCGCGTCAAGGGCGTCCACTACCTGATGAAGAAGAACGGCATCACCGAGTACGACGGCCGGGGCGCCTTCACCGGCCCGAACGCCATGGAGGTCCGCGGCGCGGACGGCTCGGTGCGTACGGTGACGTTCGACCACTGCATCGTCGCGGCCGGGGCGACGACCCGCCTGCTGCCCGGCACGTCCCTGTCCGAGCGCGTGGTGACGTACGAGGAGCAGATCCTCAGCGAGACGCTACCGGAGAGCGTCGTCATCGCGGGCGCCGGGGCGATCGGCGTCGAGTTCGCGTACGTGCTGCACAACTACGGCGTCAAGGTGACGATCGTCGAGTTCCTCGACCGGATGGTCCCGCTGGAGGACCAGGAGGTGTCCGCCGAGCTCGCGCGGCGCTACCGGCGGCTCGGCATCGACGTGCTGACCTCCACCCGGGTCGAGTCGATCGACGACACCGGCGCGAAGGTGCGGGTCACGGTCTCCCGGAACGGCGAGACGTCCGTGCTGGAGACCGACAAGGTGCTTCAGGCCATCGGCTTCCAGCCGCGCGTCGAGGGATACGGCCTGGAGAACACGGGCGTACGGCTGACCGAGCGCGGCGCGATCGCCGTGGACGGCAGGTGCCGCACCAGCGTCCCGCACATCTTCGCCATCGGCGACGTCACGGCCAAGCTCATGCTCGCGCACGCCGCCGAGTCGATGGGGATCGTGGCCGCCGAGACGATCGCCGGCGCGGAGACCATGGAGCTCGACTACGTGATGATCCCCCGTGCGACCTACTGCCAGCCGCAGATCGCGAGCTTCGGCCACACCGAGGCGCAGGCGCGCGAGCAGGGCTTCGACGTGAAGGTGGTCAAGTTCCCGTTCACGGCGAACGGCAAGGCACACGGCCTCGCCGACCCGGCCGGGTTCGTCAAGGTGCTCAGCGACGCGAAGTACGGCGAGATCCTCGGCGCCCACCTCATCGGGCCCGACGTCACCGAGTTGCTGCCGGAGCTGACGCTGGCCCAGCAGTGGGACCTCACCGTGCACGAGGTGGCGCGCAACGTCCACGCCCATCCCACCCTCGGCGAGGCGGTGAAGGAGGCGGTCCACGGCCTGGCCGGCCACATGATCAACATGTGA
- a CDS encoding MFS transporter, protein MGGARFQTRRIGLLVTGNLLGGIGVAGGFAVGGLLVERLGGTSFAGLGQAASVLGSAVAAVPLAGLAARYGRRRSLAVGYALATTGAVLIITAAVVAQVVVLLAGLALFGVAQAVNLQTRYAAADGVPAATRARLMSLVMWATTIGSVAGPNLSEPGERTGRLLGLPALTGPYLFAVLSFALAAVAVLFLPRAARAPVPAGRAGAGDGVGAAAGDPGGARAALGWALRHPVARFGVVLIVVAHAVMVMVMVMTPLHMQHHGMSLRLVGVVISLHVLGMYALSPLFGWLADRFGPVRVALAGMAMLAASVVLGFSAAALQAGSALTAIALTVLGLGWSASMLSASVLLANTAPDRLRIPLQGATDAGMSYAGAVAAALAGPLLAAGGFQAVNVAAAVILVPTAAVAAAALRARGEGGPGAPRPRDAAPAAERG, encoded by the coding sequence ATGGGCGGGGCGAGGTTCCAGACGCGCAGGATCGGGCTCCTCGTCACCGGCAACCTGCTCGGCGGCATCGGTGTGGCAGGCGGGTTCGCGGTCGGCGGACTGCTGGTCGAACGGCTGGGCGGCACCTCGTTCGCGGGGCTCGGTCAGGCCGCGAGCGTGCTCGGCTCGGCGGTCGCGGCGGTCCCGCTGGCCGGCCTGGCCGCCCGGTACGGCCGGCGCCGCTCACTCGCGGTGGGGTACGCGCTGGCAACGACCGGCGCCGTGCTGATCATCACCGCGGCGGTGGTCGCGCAGGTCGTCGTCCTGCTGGCCGGGCTCGCCCTCTTCGGCGTCGCCCAGGCGGTGAACCTGCAGACCAGGTACGCCGCGGCGGACGGCGTGCCCGCCGCGACCCGGGCGCGGCTGATGTCACTGGTGATGTGGGCGACCACCATCGGCTCGGTGGCCGGGCCCAACCTGAGCGAGCCGGGCGAGCGCACCGGCCGCCTGCTGGGCCTGCCCGCGCTGACCGGGCCGTACCTGTTCGCGGTCCTGTCCTTCGCGCTGGCGGCCGTGGCCGTGCTGTTCCTGCCGCGCGCGGCCCGCGCGCCCGTCCCGGCCGGTCGGGCCGGGGCCGGCGACGGCGTCGGGGCCGCAGCGGGTGATCCGGGCGGGGCGCGCGCCGCGCTGGGCTGGGCCCTGCGGCATCCGGTGGCCCGGTTCGGCGTGGTGCTGATCGTGGTGGCGCACGCGGTGATGGTGATGGTGATGGTCATGACTCCGCTGCACATGCAGCACCACGGCATGTCGCTGCGGCTGGTGGGCGTGGTGATCTCCCTGCACGTGCTGGGCATGTACGCGCTGAGCCCGCTCTTCGGCTGGCTGGCCGACCGGTTCGGCCCGGTCCGGGTCGCCCTCGCCGGGATGGCGATGCTCGCGGCGTCCGTGGTCCTCGGTTTCTCCGCTGCCGCCCTGCAGGCCGGCAGCGCGCTCACCGCGATCGCGCTCACCGTGCTGGGCCTGGGCTGGTCCGCGTCGATGCTCTCCGCGTCGGTCCTGCTGGCGAACACCGCACCGGACCGGTTGCGGATTCCGTTGCAGGGCGCCACCGACGCCGGCATGAGCTACGCGGGGGCCGTGGCGGCCGCGCTGGCGGGTCCGCTCCTCGCCGCCGGCGGATTCCAGGCGGTCAACGTCGCGGCGGCGGTCATCCTGGTGCCGACCGCGGCCGTCGCGGCGGCCGCCCTGCGGGCGCGCGGCGAGGGCGGGCCCGGGGCGCCCCGCCCGCGGGACGCCGCACCCGCCGCCGAGCGGGGCTGA